Proteins from one Ranitomeya variabilis isolate aRanVar5 chromosome 1, aRanVar5.hap1, whole genome shotgun sequence genomic window:
- the MSMP gene encoding prostate-associated microseminoprotein encodes MTRFSCLCLTAPCRYAGRIYRLGESWLGLDCQLCTCLHPVGVGCCEITQHPIDFPSWCEARYDAETCQISVVQKANPKLPCVHSADYEWGSAGAPEPSTSAIYPPHLGS; translated from the exons ATGACGAGATTTTCATGCCTCTGTCTTACAGCTCCGTGTCGCTACGCAGGAAGGATATACAGGCTGGGTGAATCGTGGCTGGGGCTTGACTGTCAGCTCTGCACCTGTCTGCACCCTGTGGGAGTAGGATGCTGCGAGAT AACGCAGCACCCCATTGACTTCCCATCATGGTGTGAAGCTCGTTACGACGCTGAAACATGTCAGATATCCGTGGTGCAGAAAGCCAACCCGAAACTGCCGTGTGTGCACAGTGCGGACTATGAGTGGGGGTCAGCGGGGGCCCCAGAACCGTCCACATCGGCCATATATCCCCCCCATCTGGGCAGCTAG